A portion of the Roseovarius sp. SCSIO 43702 genome contains these proteins:
- a CDS encoding ribbon-helix-helix domain-containing protein, which translates to MSARPQKHSLTLRGHRTSVSLEPDFWRAFRDIARARGIPLNELAAEIDAARTAGDAPEMGLASAIRVHVLAHFRALAEGRETG; encoded by the coding sequence GTGAGCGCCCGGCCCCAGAAACACTCGCTCACGCTGCGCGGGCATCGCACCAGCGTCTCGCTCGAACCGGATTTCTGGCGCGCCTTCCGCGACATCGCCCGAGCGCGCGGCATACCGCTCAACGAACTTGCCGCCGAGATCGACGCGGCGCGAACCGCCGGCGACGCGCCCGAGATGGGCCTCGCCTCGGCCATCCGCGTCCACGTGCTTGCCCATTTCCGCGCGCTGGCCGAGGGGCGCGAGACCGGCTGA
- the hisH gene encoding imidazole glycerol phosphate synthase subunit HisH, translating to MTTVLVDYSAGNLHSAEKAFQRMAREVDAGEVIVTSDPDIVRRAERIVLPGDGAFPACRAALFDLSGLFEAIEERVIRDGRPFMGICIGMQMLATRGLEHRQTAGFDWIAGTVGPITPSDDRLKVPHMGWNDLVIDHPHPVLAGVATGQHAYFVHSYHFTVDDPGHRLAHVDYAGDITTVVGRDNIVGTQFHPEKSQATGLAIIANFLDWSP from the coding sequence ATGACCACCGTTCTCGTCGACTACAGCGCCGGCAACCTGCATTCCGCGGAAAAGGCGTTCCAGCGCATGGCGCGCGAGGTGGATGCGGGCGAGGTGATCGTGACCTCCGACCCCGACATCGTGCGCCGGGCCGAGCGGATCGTGCTTCCCGGAGACGGCGCCTTTCCCGCCTGCCGGGCGGCTCTCTTCGACCTGAGCGGCCTTTTCGAGGCCATCGAGGAGCGCGTCATCCGTGACGGCCGGCCCTTCATGGGAATCTGCATCGGGATGCAGATGCTCGCCACGCGCGGGCTGGAACATCGGCAGACGGCGGGCTTCGACTGGATCGCGGGCACCGTCGGTCCGATCACGCCATCGGACGACCGGCTCAAGGTGCCGCATATGGGCTGGAACGACCTCGTCATCGACCATCCCCACCCGGTGCTCGCGGGCGTCGCCACGGGCCAGCACGCCTATTTCGTCCATTCCTACCACTTCACGGTCGATGACCCGGGCCACCGCCTTGCCCATGTCGACTACGCGGGCGACATCACCACGGTCGTGGGGCGCGACAACATCGTCGGCACGCAGTTCCACCCCGAGAAGAGCCAGGCCACGGGCCTTGCCATCATCGCGAACTTCCTGGACTGGAGTCCATGA
- the hisB gene encoding imidazoleglycerol-phosphate dehydratase HisB has protein sequence MRRATITRKTAETDITVELALDGTGNYDNETGVGFFDHMLDQLARHALFDLRIRCEGDRHIDDHHTVEDVGIALGQALTEALGDKRGIRRYGACLLPMDDALVRVALDLSARPYLAWHMDLPTDRIGSFDTELVREFFQAFVTHGGITLHLDALRGINSHHMAEAAFKSLARALRDAVETDPRKSDAIPSTKGAL, from the coding sequence ATGCGCCGCGCCACGATCACCCGCAAGACCGCCGAGACCGACATCACCGTCGAGCTCGCGCTCGACGGCACCGGAAACTACGACAACGAGACCGGCGTCGGCTTCTTCGACCACATGCTCGACCAGCTCGCGCGCCACGCGCTTTTCGACCTGCGCATCCGCTGCGAGGGCGACCGGCATATCGACGATCACCACACGGTCGAGGACGTGGGCATCGCGCTCGGGCAGGCGCTGACCGAGGCGCTCGGCGACAAGCGCGGCATCCGGCGCTACGGCGCGTGCCTGCTGCCGATGGACGACGCGCTGGTGCGCGTGGCGCTCGATCTCTCGGCGCGGCCCTACCTTGCGTGGCACATGGACCTTCCCACCGACCGCATCGGCAGCTTCGACACCGAGCTCGTGCGCGAATTCTTCCAGGCTTTCGTCACCCATGGCGGCATCACGCTCCACCTCGACGCCCTGCGCGGGATCAACAGTCACCACATGGCCGAAGCCGCGTTCAAGTCGCTCGCGCGGGCCCTGCGCGACGCGGTCGAGACCGATCCGCGCAAGTCCGACGCGATCCCCTCCACCAAGGGCGCGCTCTGA
- a CDS encoding GGDEF domain-containing protein, which yields MQLRLETPAQVRGFAIGATLVGMVAADAIQFALLPRDAWARVFVANAVIMVCLLLPIAYLAGIGLLANHRLRQQLSHAVDHDTLTGSASRRRFYRAVSEERDWPLMVVAVDIDHFKQVNDRYGHKAGDAALSQFARCLQRTCRAGDIVARFGGEEFVILLQARRLAEAEAIAERLRGAVAEHRFLVEGRAIRLTASFGVAEVSGGEAIDAALHRADLALYRAKSAGRNRVRVDGSGARDASGEGEGERARGPDPPPGPMRGEA from the coding sequence ATGCAGTTGCGGCTCGAGACACCCGCGCAGGTCAGGGGGTTTGCCATCGGCGCGACCCTCGTGGGTATGGTGGCGGCCGATGCGATCCAGTTCGCGCTTCTCCCGCGCGACGCGTGGGCACGGGTTTTCGTCGCGAACGCGGTGATCATGGTCTGCCTGCTGCTGCCCATCGCCTATCTCGCCGGGATAGGCCTTCTGGCCAATCACCGGCTGAGGCAGCAGCTCTCTCACGCGGTCGATCACGACACGCTGACCGGGAGCGCCTCGCGCCGGCGGTTCTATCGCGCGGTGTCGGAGGAGCGCGATTGGCCGTTGATGGTCGTGGCGGTGGATATCGACCATTTCAAGCAGGTGAACGACCGATACGGGCACAAGGCGGGGGATGCGGCGCTTTCGCAATTCGCGCGGTGCCTGCAACGCACCTGTCGCGCGGGCGACATCGTGGCGCGTTTCGGCGGGGAGGAGTTCGTGATCCTGTTGCAGGCGCGGAGGCTGGCCGAGGCGGAAGCCATCGCCGAGCGGTTGCGCGGCGCGGTCGCCGAGCACCGTTTCCTGGTCGAGGGACGCGCCATCCGGCTCACGGCCAGCTTCGGTGTCGCCGAGGTGTCGGGCGGGGAGGCGATCGACGCCGCATTGCACCGCGCCGACCTGGCGCTCTACCGGGCGAAATCGGCCGGGCGGAACCGCGTCCGCGTGGACGGGTCCGGGGCGCGGGATGCGTCGGGCGAGGGCGAGGGGGAGCGTGCGCGCGGTCCCGATCCACCGCCCGGGCCGATGCGGGGGGAGGCGTGA
- a CDS encoding DUF4169 family protein, which produces MSTTPINLNKVRKARTRAEKKARADENSVKFGRSKAQKSLNRARAEKEARDHADRKRDR; this is translated from the coding sequence ATGAGTACGACGCCCATCAATCTCAACAAGGTCCGCAAGGCCCGCACGCGCGCCGAGAAGAAGGCGCGCGCCGACGAGAACTCGGTGAAGTTCGGGCGCAGCAAGGCGCAGAAATCCCTCAATCGCGCCCGCGCCGAGAAAGAGGCGCGCGATCACGCGGACCGGAAGCGGGACCGGTGA